One Nicotiana tomentosiformis chromosome 4, ASM39032v3, whole genome shotgun sequence genomic window carries:
- the LOC138908860 gene encoding uncharacterized protein, with translation MIGRADIEGSKSNVAMNAWLPEASYPCGNFSDTSSFEFRRSKRSLGHAFTVHIRNRNQNQTSFYPSVPHEISVLVELILGHLRYLLTDVPPQPNSLPDNVFHPDRPASKPWVQKEGDDEAFGYLKRVIVTPVVYPRLVEFLHFDIQSTGQKSHCVNIRRDHRNALF, from the exons ATGATAGGAAGAGCCGACATCGAAGGATCAAAAAGCAACGTCGCTATGAACGCTTGGCTGCCAGAAGCCAGTTATCCCTGTGGTAACTTTTCTGACACCTCTAGCTTCGAATTTCGAAGGTCTAAAAGATCGTTAGGCCACGCTTTCACGGTTCATATTCGTAATCGAAATCAGAATCAAACTAGCTTTTACCCTTCTGTTCCACATGAGATTTCTGTTCTCGTTGAGCTCATCTTAGGACACCTGCGTTATCTTTTAACAGATGTGCCGCCCCAGCCAAACTCCCTACCTGACAATGTCTTCCATCCGGATCGGCCCGCAAGCAAGCCTTGGGTCCAAAAAGAAGG AGATGACGAGGCATTTGGCTACCTTAAGAGAGTCATAGTTACTCCCGTCGTTTACCCGCGCTTGGTTGAATTTCTTCACTTTGACATTCAGAGCACTGGGCAGAAATCACATTGCGTAAACATCCGCAGGGACCATCGCAATGCTTTGTTTTAA